Proteins encoded within one genomic window of bacterium:
- the hydG gene encoding [FeFe] hydrogenase H-cluster radical SAM maturase HydG, producing the protein MQPHAASRVSPPLPVDAGAISRLLSSATPYRRREAVSLLHSLSPRRRLAIGEAAKLLATDDPVVWETAGVMARAVREEVFGRRVVLFAPLYLSNECGNNCLYCGFRRGNREARRITLSPAQAVAEARFLVNKGFHRLLLVAGEHPAKTSVEYLSEVLREIYRETGMRILHVNAAPMPGDAFRALKEAGAGVYQCFQETYHPETYARMHPSGAKADYAWRVTCMDRAIPAGFGDVGIGALLGLHDYRFEVLAVLRHAEHLHDAFGTFPHTISVPRFKHAFGAPVAAAPSPVSDAAFERIVILYRLAVPSAGVVVSTREPAALRERCLDIGASQISAGSKTDPGGYSDGVRRHESEQFEVDDTRPIEEIVRVVLQRGYVPSLCTSCYRRNRTGNTFTEMALDGHMKEFCLPNALLTLAEYALGSADPALRRQCLAAVENGRKELDDSALRPEFDRKLSRVMSGGKDLYF; encoded by the coding sequence ATGCAGCCCCACGCCGCTTCGCGCGTTTCCCCGCCTCTCCCCGTGGACGCGGGCGCGATCTCCCGCCTCCTCTCCTCGGCGACACCGTATCGCCGGCGGGAGGCGGTCTCCCTGCTCCACTCGCTTTCCCCCCGGCGACGACTCGCCATCGGGGAAGCGGCGAAACTCCTCGCCACCGACGATCCCGTGGTCTGGGAGACGGCCGGCGTCATGGCGCGGGCCGTGCGCGAGGAGGTGTTCGGCCGCCGCGTCGTCCTGTTCGCCCCCCTCTACCTGTCCAATGAATGCGGCAACAATTGCCTTTACTGCGGTTTCCGGCGCGGGAACCGGGAGGCGCGGCGGATCACCCTCTCGCCGGCCCAGGCCGTCGCGGAGGCGCGCTTCCTCGTGAACAAGGGGTTCCACCGGCTGCTCCTCGTCGCCGGAGAGCATCCCGCGAAGACGAGCGTCGAGTACCTCTCCGAGGTCCTGCGGGAGATCTACCGGGAAACGGGGATGCGGATCCTCCACGTGAACGCCGCTCCGATGCCGGGGGACGCGTTCCGGGCGTTGAAGGAGGCGGGCGCGGGCGTCTACCAGTGCTTCCAGGAGACGTATCACCCCGAAACCTATGCGAGGATGCATCCTTCCGGAGCCAAGGCGGATTACGCATGGCGCGTCACCTGCATGGACCGCGCGATCCCCGCCGGCTTCGGCGACGTCGGGATCGGCGCCCTCCTGGGCCTGCACGACTACCGGTTCGAGGTCCTCGCGGTGCTGCGCCACGCCGAGCACCTGCACGATGCGTTCGGCACCTTCCCGCACACGATCTCCGTGCCGCGTTTCAAGCACGCCTTCGGCGCGCCCGTCGCCGCCGCCCCGTCCCCGGTGTCGGACGCAGCGTTCGAGCGGATCGTGATCCTCTATCGCCTGGCCGTTCCCTCCGCGGGGGTCGTCGTGTCGACGCGGGAGCCCGCCGCTCTCCGGGAACGGTGCCTCGACATCGGCGCATCCCAGATCAGCGCCGGCTCGAAAACCGATCCCGGCGGCTACAGCGACGGAGTCCGGCGGCACGAGTCGGAGCAGTTCGAGGTGGACGACACCCGTCCGATCGAGGAGATCGTCCGTGTCGTCCTGCAGCGCGGGTACGTCCCCTCCCTGTGCACCAGCTGCTACCGCCGGAACCGCACGGGGAATACCTTCACCGAGATGGCGCTCGACGGGCACATGAAGGAGTTCTGCCTTCCGAACGCACTGCTGACGCTCGCGGAGTACGCCCTGGGGAGTGCCGATCCCGCCCTGCGGCGCCAGTGCCTCGCGGCCGTCGAGAACGGGCGGAAGGAACTCGACGATTCCGCCCTGCGGCCGGAGTTCGACCGGAAACTGTCGCGCGTGATGTCCGGCGGGAAGGATCTTTACTTCTGA
- the thiS gene encoding sulfur carrier protein ThiS: protein MEIVVNGGPRTVAPGTTIASLLRDLSLPSMRVAVERNREIVRKTEYEAVTISPGDRIEIVTFVGGG, encoded by the coding sequence GTGGAGATCGTGGTGAACGGGGGCCCGCGCACGGTAGCGCCGGGGACGACGATCGCCTCCCTTCTGCGCGACCTTTCGCTCCCGTCGATGAGGGTGGCGGTGGAACGCAACCGGGAGATCGTCAGGAAAACGGAGTACGAAGCGGTCACGATCTCCCCGGGGGACCGGATCGAGATCGTCACTTTCGTGGGAGGAGGTTGA
- a CDS encoding thiazole synthase, with translation MSLMADTLNLGGRTFRSRLLVGTGKYPDYPTMVRALEASGAEIVTVAVRRVNLDRTKESLLDHVDPKRYTLLPNTAGCYTEEDAVRTCLLAREAGMANMVKLEVIGDEKTLFPDTPALLSAAKRLVKEGFVVLPYTNDDPIMAKRLEDAGCAAVMPLAAPIGSGLGIRNPYNIRIILETVKVPVIVDAGVGSASDAAVALELGCDGVLMNTAIAGAKNPVLMAEAMRDGVAAGRKSFLAGRIPRKLYATASSPLDGTFL, from the coding sequence TTGAGTCTCATGGCCGATACGTTGAACCTCGGGGGACGAACGTTCCGTTCGCGCCTCCTCGTGGGGACGGGAAAATACCCCGACTACCCCACCATGGTGCGGGCATTGGAGGCGTCGGGAGCGGAGATCGTGACGGTGGCCGTGCGGCGCGTGAACCTCGACCGGACGAAGGAGTCGCTCCTCGACCACGTCGATCCGAAGCGGTACACCCTCCTTCCGAACACGGCCGGGTGCTACACTGAGGAGGACGCGGTGCGGACCTGCCTCCTCGCGCGGGAGGCCGGGATGGCGAACATGGTGAAGCTCGAGGTGATCGGGGACGAGAAGACGCTCTTCCCCGATACGCCGGCGCTCCTGTCCGCCGCGAAGCGATTGGTCAAGGAAGGGTTCGTCGTCCTTCCCTACACGAACGACGACCCGATCATGGCGAAACGGCTCGAGGACGCCGGGTGCGCCGCGGTGATGCCGCTGGCGGCGCCGATCGGATCGGGGCTGGGGATCCGCAATCCGTATAATATCCGGATCATCCTGGAGACCGTGAAGGTGCCCGTGATCGTGGACGCGGGGGTCGGGTCGGCCTCCGACGCCGCCGTGGCGCTCGAGCTCGGGTGCGACGGCGTGCTGATGAACACGGCGATCGCGGGGGCGAAAAACCCGGTCCTCATGGCGGAGGCGATGCGGGACGGGGTCGCGGCGGGCCGGAAGTCGTTCCTCGCAGGGCGGATCCCGAGGAAACTGTACGCCACCGCCTCGTCGCCTCTCGACGGGACGTTCCTCTGA
- the thiE gene encoding thiamine phosphate synthase has product MAESRGIDFGLYLITDRRQARGGDLLSAVERALDGGVRAVQLREKDLPGRELLALAEGMRRLTSRYGAKLLVNDRADVALACRADGVHLGVASIPPSVARRLLGPDALIGCSTHGEAELAAAADGGADFATFGPVYATPSKAAFGPPVGVPALRRACSRSGIPVFALGGVGPGNVREVVSAGTAGIAVISAVLGATDPRAAAAELLGRLDALRATDPQGKEGTP; this is encoded by the coding sequence ATGGCGGAGAGCCGCGGGATCGACTTCGGCCTGTACCTGATCACGGACCGCCGGCAGGCGCGTGGAGGGGATCTTCTCTCCGCGGTCGAGCGGGCGCTGGACGGCGGCGTGCGGGCGGTACAGCTTCGGGAAAAGGATCTGCCGGGAAGGGAGCTCCTCGCGCTTGCGGAGGGGATGCGGCGCCTGACCTCGCGGTACGGGGCGAAACTGCTGGTCAACGACCGCGCCGATGTCGCGCTGGCGTGCCGCGCCGACGGCGTGCACCTCGGCGTCGCGTCGATCCCGCCGTCGGTGGCGCGCCGGCTCCTCGGCCCCGATGCGCTGATCGGCTGCTCCACGCACGGCGAGGCGGAGCTTGCGGCGGCGGCCGACGGCGGCGCGGATTTCGCGACGTTCGGCCCCGTGTACGCCACCCCATCGAAGGCGGCGTTCGGTCCCCCCGTGGGGGTTCCCGCGCTGCGGCGCGCCTGCAGCCGCTCCGGGATCCCGGTGTTCGCCCTCGGAGGCGTGGGGCCGGGGAACGTGCGGGAAGTCGTATCCGCCGGAACGGCGGGGATCGCCGTGATCTCCGCCGTTCTCGGCGCAACAGACCCCCGGGCGGCGGCGGCGGAACTCCTGGGTCGCCTGGATGCCTTACGGGCGACGGATCCGCAAGGAAAGGAAGGTACGCCATGA
- the thiC gene encoding phosphomethylpyrimidine synthase ThiC, whose product MTLMHRARRGEIPPAIALAAESEHVDPEKLRGLVAAGRVVIPRNRKRREIRPVAVGEGLTIKVNANVGSSRDRADISLEMEKMRVAVAAGADAVMDLSTGGPIDEIRRAILAECPVPIGTVPLYQAAADGNLRGKSWVELTADDFFAGIEKQAEDGVDFMTVHCGVTRASIERLVREGRRLDIVSRGGSLLAEWMEYNGKENPFHEQYDRLLAICREYDITISLGDGLRPGCLADATDRAQVYELMTLGELTERAWAKDVQVMVEGPGHVPMHQIAANMVLQKRLCHGAPFYVLGPLVTDIAPGYDHITSAIGGAIAAWNGADFLCYVTPSEHLRLPPVEDVREGVIATRIAAHAADIARGIPGAMDRDNRMADARRALDWKAQIELSIDPERASAWRGGSPPTADETACTMCADLCAIKTSRKAIRKE is encoded by the coding sequence ATGACGTTGATGCATCGCGCACGGCGCGGAGAGATCCCGCCGGCGATCGCCCTCGCGGCGGAATCGGAACACGTGGACCCGGAGAAGCTTCGAGGCCTTGTCGCCGCCGGGAGAGTCGTCATCCCCCGCAACCGGAAACGCCGCGAGATCCGGCCCGTAGCCGTCGGCGAAGGACTCACCATCAAGGTGAACGCGAACGTCGGCTCCTCCCGCGACCGCGCCGACATTTCGCTGGAGATGGAGAAGATGCGTGTCGCCGTCGCCGCCGGGGCCGACGCGGTGATGGACCTGTCCACGGGAGGGCCGATCGACGAGATCCGCCGGGCGATCCTCGCGGAGTGCCCCGTCCCCATCGGGACCGTTCCCCTGTACCAGGCCGCGGCCGACGGCAACCTGCGGGGAAAATCGTGGGTCGAGCTTACCGCGGACGACTTCTTCGCCGGGATCGAGAAGCAGGCCGAAGACGGGGTCGACTTCATGACGGTCCACTGCGGCGTGACCCGCGCATCGATAGAGCGGTTGGTCAGGGAAGGTCGCCGCCTCGACATCGTCAGCCGCGGCGGGTCGCTGCTGGCGGAGTGGATGGAATACAACGGGAAGGAGAACCCCTTCCACGAACAGTACGACCGCCTCCTCGCGATATGCCGGGAGTACGACATCACGATCTCCCTGGGCGACGGCCTGCGCCCGGGGTGCCTCGCGGACGCCACGGACCGCGCGCAGGTGTACGAGTTGATGACGCTGGGCGAACTCACCGAGCGCGCCTGGGCGAAGGATGTGCAGGTGATGGTCGAGGGGCCCGGCCATGTCCCGATGCACCAGATCGCCGCCAACATGGTGCTCCAGAAACGGCTCTGTCACGGGGCGCCGTTCTACGTCCTCGGGCCCCTGGTGACCGACATCGCGCCGGGGTACGACCACATCACTTCGGCGATCGGCGGCGCGATCGCCGCGTGGAACGGCGCGGATTTCCTGTGCTACGTGACGCCCTCGGAGCACCTGCGGCTGCCGCCGGTCGAGGACGTGCGGGAGGGAGTGATCGCGACCCGGATCGCCGCGCACGCCGCGGACATCGCCCGCGGGATCCCCGGAGCGATGGACCGGGACAACCGGATGGCGGATGCGCGTCGCGCGCTCGACTGGAAGGCGCAGATCGAGCTGTCGATCGACCCGGAACGGGCGAGCGCCTGGCGGGGGGGAAGCCCTCCCACCGCGGACGAGACGGCGTGCACCATGTGCGCGGACCTGTGCGCCATCAAGACATCGCGGAAGGCGATCCGGAAGGAGTAG
- a CDS encoding CvpA family protein, which produces MNLLDLVLAVLIACFAVSGIVRGLVRQLFSLGGLIAGHLAGIRYYAFAQGKLGLSFQYAEVVAYAVVFLAVYLAVRLIGGLIEGQVRKSKLSGSDRLAGMAAGLLKGALFSILIVFLLVILLPRDARLLRESKAAPTAIAAGKRLAAAFPERFSESFREKIRTIHPAK; this is translated from the coding sequence ATGAACCTCCTCGACCTGGTCCTGGCCGTACTGATCGCATGCTTCGCCGTCTCCGGAATCGTCCGGGGACTGGTCCGGCAGCTCTTCTCCCTCGGGGGGCTGATCGCCGGGCACCTGGCGGGAATCCGGTACTACGCCTTCGCGCAGGGGAAACTCGGCCTCTCCTTCCAGTACGCCGAGGTGGTCGCGTACGCGGTCGTCTTCCTCGCCGTGTATCTCGCGGTCCGGCTGATCGGGGGATTGATCGAGGGACAGGTGCGGAAGTCGAAGCTGTCGGGGTCGGACCGGCTTGCGGGGATGGCGGCGGGGCTGCTGAAAGGCGCGCTGTTCTCGATCCTGATCGTGTTCCTGCTGGTGATCCTGCTGCCGCGGGACGCGCGGCTGCTGCGCGAGTCGAAGGCGGCCCCCACGGCCATCGCCGCCGGAAAGCGGCTCGCCGCCGCCTTCCCCGAACGGTTCTCGGAGTCGTTCCGGGAAAAGATCCGGACGATCCACCCCGCGAAATAG
- a CDS encoding PAS domain S-box protein has protein sequence MERLQRFSILCAAAFFAFAMILGVSIMSTYEGGVANLSVWVVLLGGSAGFYAFLFAVAWKTRIASKQQEMSLQLVSLMNNVPGTVYRGLPDWTIPFMGANIENIVGYSSEEFTSARKPWYEIVHPEDQDMLKRRVLEAVRTHERVLRLEYRLLHRDGTVRWVADRRQMIYGEDGRLRWVDGLILDITERKRSDVALRLTQFTVDRGSEATYWMGPDGRLIYANERACDTLGYSREELLSMKIQEINPEFPNERWPYHWEELRKGRVFSAESTHRAKDGHLIPVEITANYIEFDGKEYNCVYARDITARKQAEELILLERDFSKAVLDSLPGIFYLFDREGKFLRWNTNFEEITGYSAEEIGRMHPLDFFAGPDKVSIRERITEVFAAGTAEVEADLVTKSGKRMTYYFIGHTFKVKENPCLIGTGIDISDRKKLEEQLRQSQKMEAMGLLAGGIAHDFNNLLTGILGYANLLSLKEGGDPEVAKAAGIIQRSAERASQLTAQLLGFAEQGKNLNVPVELGQIISSVTGVLERTQDPRIRIVTSLRPERGCVLGDPSQLHQVVMNLSINACDAMPNGGHLKITTEPVTLDDAFCREREWMCPGKHVLLSVSDTGVGISPENLERIFDPFFTTKAQGKGTGLGLSMVFGIVKNHGGCVDVRSEAGVGTLFRVYLPEGPEGAPKEKAEMESGLPRGRGRILLVDDQEPVREVAKDMLEALGYEVITAVDGLEGVSRYRDLWREIDLVILDMVMPNMSGGDCFRRMKVINPKARVVLSSGYSMDGAIQDVMNEGILAFIQKPYRLEELSRVVGTAVGTYQ, from the coding sequence ATGGAACGTCTCCAGCGGTTCTCCATATTGTGCGCGGCGGCGTTCTTTGCCTTCGCGATGATTCTCGGGGTGTCGATCATGAGCACCTACGAGGGCGGCGTTGCGAACCTGTCGGTCTGGGTGGTCCTCCTCGGCGGTTCCGCCGGCTTTTACGCCTTCCTCTTCGCGGTCGCATGGAAGACCCGGATCGCCTCGAAGCAGCAGGAAATGTCCCTTCAACTCGTATCCCTCATGAACAACGTTCCGGGCACGGTCTACCGGGGACTCCCCGACTGGACGATACCGTTCATGGGGGCGAACATCGAAAACATCGTCGGATACTCCTCCGAGGAATTCACCTCCGCCAGGAAACCGTGGTACGAGATCGTCCACCCCGAGGACCAGGACATGCTGAAGCGGCGCGTCCTCGAGGCGGTACGGACCCACGAGCGCGTCCTCCGGCTCGAGTACCGGCTCCTGCACCGGGATGGCACCGTCCGGTGGGTGGCGGACCGTCGCCAGATGATCTACGGCGAGGACGGGAGACTGCGGTGGGTCGACGGCCTCATCCTCGACATCACCGAACGGAAGCGATCGGACGTCGCATTGCGCCTGACCCAGTTCACCGTGGACCGGGGAAGCGAAGCCACCTACTGGATGGGTCCGGACGGCCGCCTGATCTACGCCAACGAGCGGGCTTGCGACACGCTCGGCTATTCGCGGGAAGAGCTCCTTTCCATGAAGATCCAGGAGATCAACCCGGAATTCCCCAACGAGCGTTGGCCGTACCACTGGGAAGAGCTGCGCAAGGGGAGGGTTTTCTCGGCCGAATCGACGCACCGCGCGAAGGACGGGCATCTCATCCCGGTGGAGATCACGGCGAACTACATCGAGTTCGACGGGAAGGAGTACAACTGCGTCTACGCGCGCGACATCACCGCGCGCAAGCAGGCCGAGGAGTTGATCCTGCTGGAGCGGGATTTCTCGAAAGCGGTCCTCGACAGCCTGCCGGGAATCTTTTACCTCTTCGACCGGGAGGGAAAGTTCCTGCGCTGGAATACCAATTTCGAGGAAATCACCGGATACTCCGCGGAGGAAATCGGCCGGATGCATCCGCTGGACTTTTTCGCCGGTCCGGACAAGGTATCGATTCGGGAGCGGATCACGGAGGTTTTCGCGGCGGGAACCGCGGAAGTCGAGGCGGACCTTGTCACGAAAAGCGGGAAGCGGATGACCTATTACTTCATCGGGCATACCTTCAAGGTGAAGGAAAATCCGTGCCTGATCGGGACGGGGATCGACATTTCCGATCGGAAGAAACTGGAGGAACAGCTTCGCCAGTCCCAGAAGATGGAGGCGATGGGCCTGCTGGCGGGGGGGATCGCCCACGACTTCAACAACCTGCTGACCGGCATCCTCGGGTACGCGAACCTGCTCTCCCTCAAGGAGGGGGGCGATCCGGAGGTCGCCAAGGCCGCCGGGATCATCCAGCGGTCGGCGGAGAGGGCTTCCCAGCTGACGGCCCAGTTGCTCGGGTTCGCCGAACAGGGGAAGAACCTGAACGTACCGGTGGAACTCGGCCAAATAATCTCTTCCGTGACCGGCGTGCTCGAAAGGACCCAGGATCCGCGCATCCGGATCGTCACCTCGCTTCGTCCCGAGAGGGGATGCGTCCTCGGGGATCCGTCCCAACTGCACCAGGTCGTCATGAACCTCTCCATCAACGCGTGCGACGCCATGCCCAACGGGGGGCATCTGAAGATCACCACGGAACCGGTGACGCTCGACGATGCGTTCTGCCGGGAGCGGGAGTGGATGTGTCCCGGGAAGCATGTTCTCCTCTCCGTTTCCGATACGGGCGTCGGCATTTCCCCCGAGAACCTGGAGCGGATCTTCGATCCGTTCTTCACGACGAAGGCCCAGGGCAAGGGGACGGGGCTCGGCCTGTCGATGGTCTTCGGCATCGTGAAGAACCACGGCGGCTGCGTCGACGTCCGGAGCGAGGCGGGGGTCGGCACCTTGTTCCGGGTCTACCTCCCGGAGGGCCCCGAGGGTGCTCCGAAGGAGAAGGCGGAGATGGAATCGGGCCTCCCTCGCGGGCGCGGCAGGATCCTGCTGGTGGACGACCAGGAACCGGTCCGGGAGGTTGCGAAGGACATGCTCGAGGCGCTGGGCTACGAGGTGATCACCGCCGTCGACGGCCTGGAAGGAGTATCGCGGTACCGCGACCTGTGGCGGGAGATCGACCTGGTCATCCTCGACATGGTCATGCCGAACATGTCGGGCGGGGACTGCTTCCGCCGGATGAAGGTGATCAACCCGAAGGCCCGGGTCGTCCTTTCCTCGGGGTATTCGATGGACGGGGCCATCCAGGACGTCATGAACGAGGGGATCCTCGCGTTCATCCAGAAACCGTACCGGTTGGAGGAGCTCTCCCGCGTCGTGGGAACGGCGGTGGGAACGTATCAGTAG
- a CDS encoding PAS domain-containing sensor histidine kinase → MGRTSRDRKGKETGAAALRHRVAELSARLEEAEATLSAIRNGEVDAVIVAGTTGDKVFTLEGADHTYRVFLEEMREGAVSLTQEGLILYANRRFSEIVGAPLEQVIGSAIFRFLSPSDGKVLRGSLSGAKAEATRSEASFETPRGRVPALLSLSALPESDPPVLCMVVSDITDLKRAEEKLRKSREQLRNFSGRLQSLLEEDRTRISREIHDELGQSLTALKLDLSLIRRKILSGGLAEESGKVHQIELSVSHIIGTVRKIATDLRPGILDELGVVAAIEWMAKDFQRGTGIICKVAGRGADQISDPVLSTAIFRIVQEALTNVSRYAAASKVNVSLEKKGDILIVEVRDNGIGIMEGKIFNPGSLGLIGIRERVLLLGGEASISGKPGEGTLVRVVLPMEEGANPRAQDVVTKQV, encoded by the coding sequence GTGGGCCGCACGTCCAGGGATCGCAAGGGAAAGGAGACCGGCGCGGCGGCCTTGCGCCACCGGGTCGCGGAGCTCTCCGCCCGGCTCGAGGAAGCCGAGGCGACGCTATCGGCCATCCGTAATGGCGAGGTGGACGCGGTCATCGTCGCGGGAACGACGGGGGACAAGGTCTTTACGCTCGAGGGCGCCGACCACACGTACCGGGTCTTCCTCGAGGAGATGAGGGAAGGGGCCGTGTCCCTCACCCAAGAGGGCCTGATCCTTTACGCGAACCGAAGATTTTCTGAAATCGTCGGAGCCCCGCTCGAACAGGTCATCGGGAGCGCGATCTTTCGATTCCTGTCTCCCTCCGACGGCAAGGTCCTTCGGGGGTCGTTGTCGGGCGCCAAAGCCGAGGCGACCCGGAGCGAGGCGTCGTTCGAAACCCCGCGCGGGAGAGTGCCCGCGCTCCTCTCCCTCAGCGCGTTGCCGGAGAGCGACCCGCCGGTCCTTTGCATGGTCGTCTCGGACATCACCGATCTCAAACGGGCGGAGGAGAAGCTCAGGAAATCCCGAGAGCAGCTGCGCAACTTCTCCGGGCGTCTGCAATCCCTGCTTGAGGAAGATAGGACGCGCATTTCGCGCGAAATCCACGACGAACTGGGACAGTCGTTGACGGCCTTGAAACTGGACCTATCGTTGATAAGAAGAAAAATCCTCTCCGGCGGACTTGCCGAGGAGTCCGGGAAAGTTCACCAGATCGAACTGTCCGTAAGCCACATCATCGGGACGGTGCGAAAGATTGCGACCGACCTGAGGCCCGGGATACTGGATGAACTCGGCGTGGTCGCCGCAATCGAGTGGATGGCGAAGGATTTCCAGAGGGGGACAGGGATCATCTGCAAAGTCGCCGGACGGGGAGCGGATCAGATATCCGACCCCGTCCTCTCCACGGCGATCTTCCGCATCGTTCAGGAGGCCCTGACGAATGTCTCGCGCTACGCCGCGGCGTCGAAGGTGAATGTGAGCCTGGAGAAGAAGGGCGATATCCTGATCGTAGAGGTGAGAGACAACGGGATCGGGATCATGGAAGGAAAGATTTTCAACCCCGGGTCGCTTGGCCTCATCGGGATCAGGGAACGCGTCCTGCTGCTTGGAGGCGAAGCCTCGATCTCCGGGAAACCGGGCGAGGGAACCTTGGTAAGAGTGGTCCTTCCCATGGAAGAAGGTGCGAACCCGCGTGCCCAGGATGTGGTAACCAAGCAGGTGTAA
- a CDS encoding circadian clock KaiB family protein, whose protein sequence is MVGKRTPSSPRGGGGKKKADTTEQFEKGVSRLGKGKYVLCLYVAGMTPNSARAIANLKKICDEHLAGQYDLNVIDVYRKPTLAKGEQIVAAPTLIKKLPLPMRKLIGDMSDKGKVLIGLDIRIR, encoded by the coding sequence ATGGTCGGGAAGCGCACTCCATCCTCCCCCCGGGGGGGCGGCGGGAAGAAGAAAGCGGATACGACGGAACAGTTCGAGAAGGGCGTCTCCCGCCTGGGCAAGGGGAAATACGTGCTTTGCCTTTACGTCGCGGGCATGACCCCCAATTCGGCCCGGGCCATCGCGAACCTCAAGAAGATCTGCGATGAGCACCTGGCCGGTCAGTACGACCTCAACGTGATCGACGTCTATCGGAAGCCGACCCTTGCGAAGGGGGAGCAGATCGTCGCCGCCCCGACGCTGATCAAGAAGCTTCCCCTCCCGATGCGCAAGCTCATCGGCGACATGTCGGACAAGGGCAAGGTCCTCATCGGCCTTGATATCAGGATCCGGTGA
- a CDS encoding circadian clock KaiB family protein: MIPGAGKTRKEAAVRKKVAGRKPAGAEFELRLYVAGQTSRSLAAFANLKTICEEHLPGRYRIEVVDLLKNPQLAQGDQILAIPTLVRKLPEPIKKIIGDLSDTLRVLVGLDIRPAS, encoded by the coding sequence ATGATTCCTGGCGCGGGGAAGACCCGAAAGGAAGCGGCGGTGCGGAAGAAGGTCGCGGGGAGGAAGCCGGCGGGAGCGGAGTTCGAACTTCGTCTCTACGTGGCCGGGCAGACGAGCAGGTCGCTTGCGGCCTTCGCGAACCTGAAAACGATCTGCGAGGAGCACCTGCCGGGCCGGTACCGGATCGAGGTGGTCGACCTCCTCAAGAATCCCCAGCTTGCCCAAGGCGACCAGATCCTGGCCATCCCGACGCTGGTGAGGAAGTTGCCGGAACCGATCAAGAAGATCATCGGGGACCTTTCCGACACGCTCCGCGTCCTCGTGGGCCTGGATATCCGCCCGGCCTCGTGA